A window of Sutcliffiella cohnii contains these coding sequences:
- a CDS encoding serine/threonine protein kinase produces MAHIGSVIDGKYEILKLIGRGGMSKVYLAMDKRLNKQWAVKEIEKRARDKNNEVIIQSAIAEANMIKRLDHPSLPRIVDIIDDIKVIYVIMDYIEGEPLNKIIEEYGAQPQEVVIEWAKQLCEVLEYLHTSKPSIIYRDMKPANIMLKPDGNLKLIDFGIAREYKEQNLADTVSLGTKGYAAPEQFGGKGQTDPRTDIYCLGVTLYHLVTGHNPSEPPYELYPIRQWNPQLSGGLEKIIQKCTQLNPEDRFQSCAELLYALDHYEEADDLYREKQKAKLRNFSFVTGAAVLFLSLGIFGQAMAAHTNNTDYENTIQLAEKSSSPSGKIDYYLTAIDIKPLEDAAYLGLIDAFKLDANFTVEEEKQLKTKMNPHLRELRKTAEYSNLAFEIGKAYWYYYDYGRTEQNDNQITRITSSIQWFEDAVAYVPEGMKYLDMAKIYRDIGKFNRDITLHIVEASDKGEYQPYWENIKELLAIVDENPDESEIVMLELYKLAMYSMESYARKFKSDGVEESDIRSVYEAVKQSTQEVAVTTDRTEEIKEEVIGRFGTTEKAIDNAYRN; encoded by the coding sequence TTGGCACATATCGGATCAGTTATAGATGGCAAATATGAAATACTTAAGCTGATTGGTAGGGGCGGAATGTCTAAAGTGTATTTAGCGATGGACAAACGCTTGAACAAACAGTGGGCAGTAAAAGAAATTGAAAAACGAGCAAGAGATAAAAATAATGAAGTGATTATTCAAAGTGCTATTGCCGAAGCGAATATGATTAAAAGGCTCGACCACCCGTCCTTGCCAAGGATTGTCGACATTATTGATGATATTAAAGTAATCTACGTCATTATGGACTATATTGAAGGTGAACCACTTAACAAAATTATCGAAGAGTATGGTGCCCAACCACAAGAAGTCGTGATCGAGTGGGCAAAGCAATTATGTGAGGTGCTCGAGTACTTACATACTAGTAAACCGAGCATCATTTATCGAGATATGAAGCCAGCAAATATTATGTTAAAGCCCGATGGCAATTTAAAGCTTATTGATTTTGGGATTGCGAGAGAATATAAAGAACAAAACTTAGCTGATACGGTAAGTTTAGGGACGAAAGGTTATGCAGCACCGGAGCAATTTGGTGGGAAAGGCCAAACAGACCCAAGGACGGATATTTATTGTCTCGGAGTAACACTTTATCATTTAGTGACGGGACATAATCCGAGTGAGCCTCCTTATGAGCTCTATCCGATTCGGCAATGGAACCCACAGCTATCAGGTGGTTTGGAAAAAATTATTCAAAAATGTACGCAGCTTAATCCAGAAGATAGATTTCAGTCATGTGCCGAGCTTTTATACGCATTAGACCATTACGAAGAAGCAGATGATCTTTATCGAGAAAAACAGAAAGCGAAATTGCGTAATTTTAGTTTCGTAACAGGAGCCGCCGTCTTGTTTTTAAGCTTAGGAATATTTGGGCAAGCAATGGCGGCACATACGAACAATACGGATTACGAAAATACGATTCAGTTAGCGGAGAAGTCTTCCTCCCCGAGTGGAAAAATAGATTACTATTTAACAGCGATTGATATAAAACCGTTGGAAGACGCTGCTTATTTAGGATTAATAGACGCCTTTAAATTGGACGCGAATTTTACAGTAGAAGAAGAGAAACAACTAAAAACGAAAATGAATCCCCACCTTCGTGAGTTAAGAAAAACAGCAGAGTATAGCAATTTAGCGTTTGAAATAGGAAAAGCGTATTGGTACTACTACGACTACGGTCGCACTGAACAAAATGATAACCAAATTACGAGAATTACGAGTTCGATTCAATGGTTTGAAGATGCGGTGGCGTACGTACCAGAAGGAATGAAATATTTGGATATGGCAAAGATTTATCGAGATATTGGAAAGTTTAATCGAGATATTACTCTTCATATTGTGGAAGCCTCTGATAAGGGAGAGTATCAACCATATTGGGAAAATATAAAAGAATTACTTGCTATTGTTGATGAAAATCCAGATGAAAGTGAAATTGTAATGCTGGAACTTTATAAATTGGCGATGTATTCGATGGAGTCTTATGCTAGAAAGTTTAAATCAGATGGCGTGGAAGAAAGTGATATACGATCCGTTTATGAAGCAGTTAAACAAAGTACACAAGAAGTTGCTGTCACAACAGATAGAACGGAAGAAATAAAAGAAGAGGTCATCGGTCGCTTTGGTACAACAGAAAAAGCGATTGATAATGCCTATCGAAACTAG
- a CDS encoding PP2C family protein-serine/threonine phosphatase yields MEVLTAAYTDVGIKKATNQDSICLTIAETPVGKVVLAVICDGMGGLSKGELASTTVINAFSNWFEQKLPNQLVEEDFDRNIQSYWDQMLKEMNERIGAYGRKERIQLGTTVTALLIIDTKFMLIGHVGDSRVYRLNDRLQVLTEDQTVVGRELKNGNITPEQAKVDPRRNVLLQCIGASKVVEPDFISEQPKIGEVYVLCSDGFRHMITEQEMYDAFSPEKMIDEKDMQEKAIEMVELNKQRQETDNISVVLIKMM; encoded by the coding sequence ATGGAAGTATTAACGGCAGCATATACCGATGTTGGTATAAAAAAAGCAACAAACCAAGATAGCATATGTTTAACAATTGCAGAGACCCCTGTAGGAAAAGTCGTCCTAGCAGTGATATGTGATGGGATGGGTGGCCTGTCAAAAGGTGAACTAGCGAGCACAACCGTTATTAACGCCTTTTCCAACTGGTTCGAACAAAAACTTCCAAATCAGCTAGTAGAAGAAGATTTTGATAGAAATATCCAGTCCTATTGGGATCAAATGTTAAAAGAAATGAATGAACGTATCGGAGCATATGGAAGAAAGGAAAGAATTCAACTTGGCACAACGGTAACGGCCCTTCTAATAATTGATACAAAGTTTATGCTGATTGGTCATGTAGGCGATTCTCGTGTATATCGTTTAAACGATAGATTACAAGTGTTAACAGAGGATCAAACAGTTGTTGGAAGAGAGCTGAAAAACGGCAATATTACACCCGAGCAAGCGAAAGTAGACCCGAGAAGGAACGTATTGCTGCAATGTATCGGTGCTTCTAAAGTTGTAGAGCCTGACTTCATTTCCGAACAACCAAAGATTGGTGAAGTGTACGTTCTTTGTTCAGACGGTTTTCGCCATATGATTACAGAACAAGAAATGTACGACGCCTTTTCCCCTGAAAAAATGATCGATGAAAAGGATATGCAAGAAAAAGCGATAGAAATGGTAGAGCTTAATAAGCAACGACAAGAAACAGATAATATTTCCGTTGTGCTTATTAAAATGATGTAA
- a CDS encoding FHA domain-containing protein, with product MGRITIEQTSNKWAIENRLVHPEVVNERELKAITGGRMDGLIPVSTKSNKKGVVVKTDVTGLIPLRTYFTGVVNKKMFLKVISQLITIVKSCEKNLMNVNNLMLDSDYIFVEPRTKKIACIFWPIVNNQNAQTPSTFFQEIPFSVVFNKHENLDYVSSYLSYFKTQDPFSINSFEKFVLEMLGEVVENKSYIPSGSTGSTKFGEKERSVKQDAEVADDKSKNIAYNPLHTHSGANSAMDRSKICSKCAKINVNSSMYCIDCGSTLPANQIDISGILSEVDEKVYPPLKPSNCPTCKKVNERSAKFCADCGSSLSKTSTASPKNNSMNTLNEQISDDFATVDKENDTTVLGTHDHNYGGTTVLGAEEPTFPHLVREKTEEKISVNKPSFRIGKEKSYCDYFVLDNNAVSRSHADIITKGDRYFIVDNNSTNKTYVDDRPIPVKQEVEIFSGTKLKLGNEKFTFYI from the coding sequence ATGGGAAGAATAACGATTGAACAAACCTCTAATAAGTGGGCAATAGAAAACCGATTAGTTCATCCGGAAGTAGTAAATGAAAGAGAATTGAAAGCAATTACTGGTGGAAGAATGGATGGTTTAATTCCTGTTAGTACAAAAAGTAACAAAAAAGGTGTTGTTGTCAAAACGGATGTGACAGGGTTAATTCCGTTACGTACTTATTTTACTGGGGTTGTAAATAAAAAAATGTTTTTAAAAGTAATTTCTCAGCTTATTACGATCGTGAAAAGTTGTGAGAAGAACTTAATGAATGTAAACAACCTTATGTTAGATAGTGATTATATTTTTGTAGAGCCAAGAACGAAGAAAATCGCGTGTATTTTTTGGCCAATCGTGAACAATCAAAATGCGCAAACTCCGTCTACGTTTTTTCAAGAAATACCTTTTTCTGTAGTTTTCAATAAACATGAAAACTTAGACTACGTATCAAGCTATTTAAGTTATTTTAAAACGCAAGATCCTTTTTCCATTAATAGTTTTGAAAAATTTGTTTTAGAAATGTTAGGAGAAGTGGTCGAAAATAAATCGTATATTCCATCTGGTTCAACAGGGTCTACGAAGTTTGGAGAGAAAGAACGTTCTGTTAAACAGGATGCAGAAGTAGCAGATGATAAGTCGAAAAATATTGCGTATAACCCGTTACACACTCATAGTGGTGCAAATTCAGCGATGGATCGTTCTAAAATATGCTCGAAGTGCGCAAAAATAAACGTCAATAGCTCGATGTATTGTATTGATTGTGGTTCGACTTTACCTGCCAATCAAATTGATATATCAGGGATATTAAGTGAAGTAGATGAAAAGGTATATCCACCTTTAAAACCGAGTAATTGCCCAACGTGTAAAAAAGTAAACGAACGAAGTGCAAAATTTTGTGCCGACTGTGGTTCCTCTTTAAGTAAAACATCAACAGCAAGTCCGAAAAATAATAGTATGAATACCCTGAATGAACAAATCTCCGATGATTTCGCAACAGTAGATAAAGAAAACGATACGACTGTTTTAGGCACACATGATCATAATTACGGTGGCACGACGGTGTTAGGTGCAGAAGAGCCTACGTTTCCACACTTAGTAAGAGAGAAAACCGAAGAGAAAATTAGTGTGAACAAGCCAAGTTTTCGAATCGGTAAGGAGAAAAGCTATTGTGATTATTTCGTATTAGATAATAATGCAGTGAGCAGGAGCCATGCAGATATTATTACGAAAGGGGACCGTTATTTTATTGTAGATAATAATTCTACTAATAAAACATATGTGGACGATCGCCCAATCCCTGTTAAGCAAGAAGTAGAAATATTCTCAGGCACTAAGCTAAAACTAGGAAATGAGAAATTTACCTTTTATATATAA
- a CDS encoding WXG100 family type VII secretion target, giving the protein MSFYIKVDHSKFDATASEIESYITKFKKNMSSADKEVTSLRSSWDGNDYNQFQNQWQKVSGADSTSQQMIKSLENYAKFLRYSSSQYKEAQTKAVNKANSL; this is encoded by the coding sequence ATGAGTTTTTATATTAAAGTCGACCATAGCAAGTTTGATGCAACAGCGTCAGAAATTGAATCGTATATTACGAAGTTCAAAAAGAATATGAGTAGTGCTGATAAAGAAGTAACAAGTCTTCGATCTTCTTGGGATGGTAACGATTATAATCAGTTCCAAAATCAATGGCAGAAAGTATCTGGAGCAGACTCTACTTCTCAACAGATGATAAAATCGCTAGAAAACTATGCGAAGTTTTTACGATATTCGTCTAGTCAATATAAAGAAGCACAAACAAAAGCAGTCAATAAAGCTAATTCACTATAA
- a CDS encoding WXG100 family type VII secretion target: MSKINVDTSGVMRAAKSISSYNKAIRSDFSGVESSVKSLNASWDGKASDKAIQAFFKIKDGYSEPRYTVMNNFVKYLNEQVVTGYKETEKVNKSLADFFK, encoded by the coding sequence ATGAGCAAAATTAATGTCGATACGAGTGGTGTGATGAGGGCTGCTAAATCAATCTCATCGTATAACAAAGCGATTAGAAGTGACTTTTCAGGAGTAGAATCTTCCGTAAAATCGTTAAACGCATCCTGGGATGGAAAGGCATCAGATAAAGCAATTCAAGCATTTTTCAAAATAAAAGACGGTTACTCAGAGCCTCGATACACTGTAATGAATAATTTTGTTAAGTACTTAAACGAGCAAGTTGTAACAGGGTATAAAGAAACAGAAAAAGTGAACAAATCACTTGCTGATTTCTTTAAATAA